In Oscillatoria sp. FACHB-1407, the sequence GGGGGCACATCGCCGTAGACAGCGAAGTCGGAGTTGGTACAACGTTTATGGTGACTTTGCCACAACTGTAAAGAGTGGGGAATGGGGAATGGGAAGTCGCGAGTACCTCTACATCCTATGCGGTTGCTGCTTAGGATTGTGAATTTAATAAATCCGCAAACTGTACGGGCGGGTTTAGCAGACCCATCTGTGCCCTGTTATAGATTTGACAGCAAAACCCGCCCCTACCAAACATCGAACTTATTTAATTTCCATACCTTATAGCTTTGGTCAGAAAGCTTAGGACAAAGGTAATGGCTCAAATACTGATTCTGGGAAGCTTTCTGACTCACCTCCACTCCATCAAATGTGGCTATGGCTATATAGCGGTTTTTATATGGGTAAACCTCAAATGCTTTGTAGGGACTCGGCATTGCCAAGCCCCTACGTAACAGTATGGATAACGCAACTGAGAATAGCTCTATCTCTTCTTCTTGAAGAGCCAACCCAAGCCCAACAACCCTAAACCCGCCGCAACACCAGGTTCTGGAGTCGAGCGGGGAATCGGATCGAGGGGAATTCGTTCTGTGTTAGTGATGGTTGCCACATCAATCTCAATGCCATCTTCTTTAGTTTCTGGATCAACGCATCCTTCACCAAATAGCTCAATGCTGCTTTGGGCGGGCACAAAGTCACCAATGACAGGAGGTGTAATCGGTGGAACATTGGGATTGTCTACAGGCGTACTGAAGAACAAATCAATTTCTGCTTCAGTGGGGTCACAGACCGAGTTGTCATTGCTAATTCGGGCTCGGCTAATGCGATAGCGGTAACTGGCGACCTCTAAGAAAGCCTCTGTGGTTAACCCTTCTTCAGGAATGAAGTAAGCAAAAGGAGTGTCTTCACCGTTTTGAGTAGCAGTAAAGATGAAGTTGGTTAAGTTATAGCGTCCTACAGCCGGGTCAGCGTCTAGATCAGGACCATCGCCATCATAGAAAACGACCCCCTCAATGCGGGCGTTGGCATACTCTGGAATAAAAGAGCTACTGTCGAGGGTGCCCTCAATGCCAAATTGCAGCAGGTTAAAGGCGAGTTGCCATCCATCCAGGCTGCCTGAAAATAGGGTGGAGTCATTCTGAAGTGTAAGTCTCCAGGTGCCTTCGCGTAACTCGCCGTTGAAGTCAACTAACGTGCCATCTGGGAGATACGTGCCACTGGGGGTAAAGGTGCCTGAGAAAGCATTGAGATTGTCTGTGTGACCGTCATTAAAGCTGTAGTTCCCATCAATTTGAGTGGAGGGGGCAAGATTGGGGAATAGAACGACGGTTGTACCTGTATCAACGTGAGTCAGCCTAGCACTGAGTTGAGATGCATCAGGATGAGCTAACCCAAAGAGGGTTACCGTCATATTGTTAGCAACTGTGCTAGGTCCGGGACCAATGATAATGTCACTGGTAAAGGTGCCATCTGATAATGGAAACAGAATTCCCGTTCCTTCGAGGGTGCCGCCACCGCCATTAAAGATCGCCGCTTGGGCAGCAGGGGCGATCGCCACCCCGACACCAACTGTAGTTACCACTAACGCCGCAGAAAAAGCTTTGGACAGCAACATGACCTTCGTTCGCTCCAATCTTGTTAAACAATGTTTTGGCTGTAGAAATTCAGTCGATTAGGGGTCAAACAGTAATGCTTTTGTCTACAAAGAGACGATAGATCGCGTTCGAGTGCTAAGCTCTAGCGTCAGTTACGCAGGGGGCAAGCTGTAAACACCAACAGGGGCGATCGCAAAAGCGAAAGTTCTAAAATACAGGCACTAGGGGTAGAGCAGCCCGTCAAAGGAAGTACTGAATTTGATATTTCATTTGTACTGAATATTGATTTTTGAATCCAGTATTTTCACTTAGCTTCAGCAAAAGAATACAATCTTTGTTGAAGGCTTAAAGATTAAGCAAAGATGCATTTGAGTAAAAGATATAGATGCATAAATCTTGGCTGGCGGCAGTTTTGAGAGTTCTCCTCATTCACTTTACAAGCTACTAATGGTTAGTCAGGATCATCAAACTGTCTTTTATCTGAAACGGATTTGTATGAAATCAGTGTAAACAAAAATACTTGATATAAATTTTGTTTAATGTCAAGAGATCTTTGATGCAGTCTCTATGAAATGGGAATTAAATAAGTTCGATATTTGGTAGATGTCGGTGGGGCGGGTTTTTCAGATAAGTTCTTGGATTTGCCGTTAGTAAACCGCTAAACCCGCCCCTACAAACGTCTGCATCTGCACTGGAAACCATTTAGATCGGTATGACTCGCCTCCGCCTCATCGAATGTGGCTACGGCTATAAATCCATGATTCGATAGCAACCGAGGGGTTAGTTAGGACGGGGCGCAGGGATGGAAACCCTTGCTGGGGACGCAATCCCCACAATCCCTTGTCTCAACTGTCTGACAGTTGCTATATGTGAATTGGAGGTCACTGATTCAAAGAAGCCGGAGTTTTGTCATAACTCCGACTTCTGTACCTTCATAGAGAAATTGATCAACAATTAGCTCAAGGCTGTGCCAAAGATGGCATAAGCTGCACCATTGCCACTGCCAGGAGCACCAATTAACAAATCGGTGTCCCCACCACCATTAAAGTTACCCGATGCAACTGCGTAACCAAAGAAGCTGTTAGTGACTAACCCGTTGATGATGATGCCGTTTGAACCGTTGAGGGTTGATAGGTTGATATTGGCAGCAAAGGGATCTCCTGCCTTGCGTCCGTACACGATATACGCCTCGCCTGAATCAACCCCATTTGGATCAGCATTGGGTGCGCCAATCAGCAAATCTCCAACTCCGTCACGGTTAAAGTCTCCCGCTGAACTGACCGAAACTCCAGCAAAGTCACCGATGTCGATGCCATTCAGTCGGAAGCCATTGGTGCCATTAAGGGTTGAAAGGTTGAGGTTAGTTGAGAAACCGCTCGTTCTACCAAATACAACGTAGATTGCACCAGAGTTGCTACGTCCGTTGGGGTCAGCAAAGGGAGCCGTTACTGCCAAATCCGCAATGCCATCATGATTGATATCACCGATCGCACTGACGGCAAAACCAGAGTTATCACTGGCGGCTCCCCCATCGAGTCTAAATCCATTCGTGCCATTCAATGTAGACAGGTTGAACTGCGCTCCAGAGGGTGTTTTGAGGGAGGAACTACCAAACACAACATAAGTTTCACCGGAGTTAGTGCCATTGGGGTCGCCGTTGATCGCTCCGACAATCAGGTCAGACCGTCCATCCCCGTTGATGTCTCCAGCATTGCTCACGGAGTATCCAGTGTTGTCTCCTGCGTCAATGCCATTCAGCCGCACAACGCTGTTAGTCGTTGGGGTTGAGAGGTTAATGTTAGCGGTGAGACTGTTTCTGGCTCGACCAAACACAATGTAGGCATATCCGGCATTTGAGCGAGTGCTGGTTGGATCACCGCCCACTGCTCCGACCAGCAGATCATCAAATCCGTCCCCATCAATGTCTCCGGCACTACTGACGGAACCCCCCGACAAATCAAATGAACTGGCACCTGTGAGGCGGAAGCCTGCTGGTGTAGTGGTGCTGGTGGGGGTGAGGTTAGCAGGGTTAACCACACTTGAGAAAGGACTGCGGGAGCCAAACAATATGTAAGTTTGACCCGAATCACTTCTGCCATTGGGGTCAGCCGCACGCGCCCCAAGAATCAAGTCGTCAATCCCATCATTGTCGATATCTCCAGCAGATTTGACTGCATTACCCAGCCCATCGGATGCAGCAATGCCATCAATTCTGAAGCCGTTGGTGCCATTGAGGGTAGACAATGCGGGGAAGCCATTGGTGGTGCCAAACACGACATAGGCTGAGCCGGAGTCGGCGCGTCCATTAGGGTTTGCCCCACGAGCACCAATAACTAGATCATCGATTCCGTCTCCGTTGATATCTCCAGCATTGGCAACCGACCCACCTGTAAAGTCGCCCGAAGCCAGTCCAGTGAAGGTAACGGCTCGACCACTGTTAATCAGTTGGCTGAGATTCACGATCGCTTCGTCGTTGTTAATCGTAGCGGTCGCGGTGCTCGTGCCAATGGTTGCACCCGTTGCACTGGTCAGGGTCACGGTGAAAGTTTCATTCGTTTCTAAGATAGTGTCACCTGTGACATTGACGGTGATAGTGCGCGTCAGACCACCACCCGGTGTGAAGACAACAGAACTATCGTTGTCGGTATAGTCACTACCAGCGATCGCCGTTCCGTTGTTAGTCGTATAGTTAACCGTGACGTTAGAGGTTGGGTTGTTTGATATCGTCACCGTAAAGACAAAAGCAGTGTTGCCGCTGTTGCCTTCGCTTTGGATCAGCGTTACAGGACTGATTGAAACCACCAGGTCATCATCGGTAATTGTTCCTGTGGCACTGCTTGTTCCTAACGTACCGTTGGCGGCACTGTTGAGCGTGACCGTGAAGTTTTCGGTAGGTTCGACTGTGGTGTCGCCATTCACCAAGACAGTGATGTTTTGAGTCAGCGGTCCACCAGGATTAAAGGTGAGGGAACCATCGTTATCAATGTAATCACTGCCTGCCGTTGCTGTTCCATTGTTCGTGGTGTAGTTGACTGTGACTGGTAACCCACTGGCAGCGGAAAGTGAAACAGTGTAGACGTAAGCTGTGGTGCCACTGTTACCCTCGTTTTGAACAATTGAGGCAGGGCTAATAGAAACCGTTGGAGGTAGATCATCATCGGTGATTGTGGCTGTCACCTGTTGAACACCTGATTCTGTACCATTAGTGACGCTAAGGATATCGACGACGATAGTTTCGTTTGCCTCGTCTAACAGGTCGTTGACCCCAGTTAGAGTAATGCTGCCTGTCAAACTACCCGCCGGAATGACAATAGAGGTGCCGGAGCGGTTGTAGTCGGTAGTGTTAGTTGCCGTGCCGTTAAAGCCGAGGTTAACTGTGACAGGTTGCGCCGAGACGTTCGACAGCGTTGCTGTCACGGTTGCCACACCGCCATTTTCAGCGAGGGGACTACCTGTGAGTCCGAGGGTGACGGTAGGAATACCCGTCACAACCCTTGCCGCTGAAAATTCAGAGGTGTTGTTGTTCGTGAGATTTCTGGCGGTTGCGGTGATTGCCTGTCCTAGAGGAACTGCCGTTGCAAAGGAAGTGTTAAAGGTGGCATTGCCAGAGGCATTCGTCGCAACATCCAAAAATCCTAAGAATGTTTCCCCTTCCCAGGTGCCAGCGAGGTTAGGCGCAGGGTCACTGAAGAATTCTAGACGGAAGGTGGTGTTAGGCGTGCTATTGAAGGTGCCCGCCACGCGAGTAACGCTGCCGTCAAGGGTTGCGGCTGTGATCACCGGGAAGTTTTGCAGTCCGTTGGCTCCAGTATCGCCATCACCCGCATCATTAGCGGTTACCCCGTCTGCCCCTAAATCGATACCCAGATCATCTGCCGTCGGAATTGACCCATTGTTGTGAATGGAGTTGCGGCTGATCAGATTGCCCGTCGAGCCTGCCCCGGTAATGGCAATGCCATCATCCTGGCTATTGGTAATCACGTTACCCGCACCTGCTACCTCACCTCCAATCGTGTTGTTTCCAGCGGAGATGGAAATACCAACGGTATTCCCCTGAATCTGGTTGCCCTGCACGGTGGTGCCGGAGGTATTGATCACCAACCCAGTGCTGAAGTTAGCGGATATGACGTTGCCTGCTCCAGCACTGGTGCCCCCAATCTGGTTGTTTGTTCCCGAATCCACACTGATACCAAAGGTATTCAGAGTCAGACTGTTGCCCTGGATGGTGTTATTGCTGCTGGAGATGCCGATGCCTCGGCTAAAGCGGGTGATCTCCAATCCTCGAATGGTGTTGTTTCCTGCAATCAGGTTTAGCCCGGTTACCCCAAAACCTGCTCCACTGCCATTCAAGGTAATGAGGGGAGTGCTTGTATATCCGGGTTGAGTAGTGCCATCGATCGTGACTGAGCCAGTAATGCTGGGCAGAGCCGAGAGCAAATTGATCGTCTGAACCCCACTACCTGGAATGTTGAAGGTAATCGTGTCAGCACCGGGGTTGCTGTTGGCAAAGGCGATCGCCTCTCTCAAGGAACCTGCCCCGCTGTCGTTGGTGTTGGTGACGACGAGTGGACTGCTCACAACACGAGCCGTGGAGAATTCAGAGGTTTCGTTCGTTGTGAGATTGGTCGCCGTTGCGGTGATGAACTGCCCCTGCGGAACCACCGTTAAAAAGGATGGGCTAAAGGTGGCGTTGCCAGCGTCATCTGTGGTGACATCCACTGTGCCTAAGAAGGTTTGCCCTTCGCCGTTTCCGGAGCCATCAGCAGTTGTGTTGCTGAAGAATTCCAACCGGAACGTCGTAGTGGCAGTGCTGTTCAGGGTACCTGCCAGCGAGGTGCCAAAAAAGCTGTTGGAACTTGCCCCGGTAATGACGGGGAAGTTTTGCAGTCCGTTGGCTCCCGCATCACCGTCGCCTGCATCGTTAGCCGTTACACCGTTGTTACCCAGGTCAATTCCTAAACCGGCATTGCTGAAAATGCTATTGCCTTGAACAGTGTTGCCCGTTGTCGAGGTGCCAAACACTGACACCCCATCAGCACCGTTATTGGCAATCAGGTTGCCAGAAACTGCTGTTGTGCCACCAATTGCGTTATTTATTGCACCGTTGCCAATAGAAACGCCGTGAATGCCATTGCCACGAGCGGTTATACCATCCGCAGCGGTTCCAATGTAATTGCCCTGAACGATGTTGTTGGCGGCTCCGGTGCTAATAGACACCCCGTTGTTGCTGTTGCTGCCGATGACGTTGCGATCGCCCGTTGTCGTTCCACCAATGGTGTTGTTGGAGGCACTCAGGGTAATCAAAATACCATCATCCAGGTTGCCCAGAGCCGCTGTGCCATTAGCCGCTAAACCAATGATGTTGCCCCGGACGGTGTTGTTATTGCCTAGAATCGCAATCCCCTGATCGCCGTTACCGGAGATAACGTTTCCTTGTCCTGCCAGGGAACCGCCGATGAAGTTGCCATTGCCACTGATGCGAATGCCGTTGTCTGTGTTGGCGATCGCCCCTGTTCCAAGAGCGTTGGTTCCGATGTAGTTCCCCTGGACAACGTTGCTAGAGCCAGAAATCAGAATGCCTGACCCATTAAAGCCTTGAATGACGAGTCCTCGAATGGTGTTTGAGTTATTTAGGGTTAAGCCATTAACCCCTGCACCAGCACTGGCCCCGTTGAGAACAATCAGTGGTGAATCTGCAAAACCGGGTTGGGTTGTGCCATCAATGGTGACCTGACTATTCAGCGTAGGCAGAGCAGAAAGCAGGTTAATGGTTTGAACGCCACCCCCCGGAATGTTGAAGGTGATGGTGCTTGCATCGGGGTTGCTGTTGGCAAAGTCAATGGCGGCTCTCAGAGAACCCACTCCACTGTCATTGGTATTGGTGACAATCAGTGGATCAACTACCTCAGGAGCCTCAAATGCCCCAATATCAGCACTGCTGCCGACGACTCGTGAGAAGCCTGCTCCGCGTTGGTCGGTTGTTAGTCCATCGGGGTTGCTGCCCGCATCACGAGCTAGGCTGGTGTCGGTCAGGGAATGGGTTTGAGTGGGTCCGCCATTATTGGCTAGTGGATTCAATCCAGGGTCAGTAACTCCTGTGATGTCAGTTGGTTGGGTAAAGCCGCTGCCGTTACCGCTATCTAACAGGGCATTACCTGTGCCAATCAGGTTGTTGCCATCACTAAAGAAGAAGTTTGTTGTACTTGCCGTACCAATTACATCAACATCGCTGCTGACATTGCCTGCAATAATACTGGAAACGACGTCGATGCGTGCAAGGTTATCGCGATTAGCCACAACACCACTTCCAAAGCCACTTAGGGATGTGTTGTTGGTGATTGTGCTATTGCTAATCGTAACCAGTCCACTGTTGTTGTAAACCCCACCACCAGCATTGAATGCACTAGTACCTGAGACAATGTTTCCTGAAATAGTGCTGTTACGAATGGTAGTAGTACCCACTGCATGCCAAATGCCAGCCGCAAAGCCACCTGAGCTGTTATTAGCAATCGTGCTGGAGTCAATGGTCAAATTACCATTTCCAGAAAAAATACCGCCGCCAGAAGAAAAACTACTACTTGCTGTGTTATCAGAGACGGTGCTGCTAACAATGGTCAGATTACCGGAACCACTCCAAATACCGCCGCCAGTTCCGCTAGTGGTGTTGTCAGAAATTAGGCTGTTTTGAATATTAACCGTGCTGCTTTCGCTATAAATTGAACCTCCCTGAGCAGTAGAAGCATTCTCAGTGATTAGGCTATTGATAATCGTCAGGCTGCTGTTTTGATTCCAAATGGCTCCGCCGCCGTTACTAGCAACGTTATCTCGAATAGTGCTATTGCTGATAGTCAAATTTTCTCGGTTGAGAATTGCACCCCCATCTACACCACGTCCATCTCTGAGGGTAAACCCACTGATATCGACCGTGACTTGAGAGGCAGTGCCATCATCAATGGTGAATAAACGGAAGTTGCTAGCACCCGCATCGCGTTGAATGGTCAGTAGGTTAGCACCTAAGCCTGTGATAGTCAGGTCATCAGTAATACTGAAGCCACCCGACGTTAACAGGATTGTGTCGGGGATTGCGTCGGCAAAGGGAGAGCTTGCGATCGTGCTAAAGGTAATGGTGTCGGCACCGGGGTTGCTGTTGGCAAAGGCGATCGCCGCCCGGAGAGAGCCAAACCCACTGTCATTAGTGTTCGTTACTACAAGTGGGTTAGCCAATGCAGAGAACTCAGAGGTATTGGCAGTGGCGGTGTTGGTTGCGGTTGCTGTGATGTAGGGGAAGTCAGCATCAAAGGTGTGGGCAAAGCTAATGGAGGCGTTGCCGCTGCCATCGGTTGCCACGTTTTGGAAACCGAGATAGACCTGACCTTCACCGTTGCCACTGCTATCGGGACTGGCATTGGCAAAGAACTCAATGCGGAAATTGCTGCTGGGCGTGCTATTGAAGGAGCCGATGATATTAGAGCCAGTAATATTGGTGATGAGCGGGAAGTTTTGTAGCGCGTTGTTGCCCACATCGCCATCACCCAGATCGTTCGCTGTGACGCCGTCACCACCCAGGTCAATGCCCAGTCCAACGTTATTGGCGATCGCATTCTGAGAAATGGTAATCTCAGTGGCTCCATCCTCCACTAATATCCCCGCTCCACCGTTACCTAAGGCATCGCCATTAGCCGCAATACCGATGGAGTTGCCAACCACCTGATTGCCCCGGGCTGGATCAGTATCGATCGTTGCATTCTCGCCAAATACAATACCGTGGCTTGTATTGCCAGCAATAATATTGCCTGCTCCTGGAGCGGTGCCCCCCACAATGTTGTTCGAGGGAGCAAACGTACTGCCTGCATAGAACTCAATCCCAACTGTGTTTCCAAGAGCGATTTCTCCGGTGACATCCGTGCCGATGTAATTGCCTTGAATCAGAGCATTTTCAGCAATATTGTTGATAGAAATCCCGATTACGTTTCCAGAGATGAGGTTGCGATCGCTAGCCGTTGTGCCGCCAATCCGAGTGTTGCTGCCGCCGGATAGCAAAATGCCTGTCCCAAAAAAGCTGCTCAAGGTTGTGCCTGTACCCGTGACATCAGTGCCGATGTAGTTACCGGCAACAACGTGTCCATCTCCGCTACTAATCTGAATCCCGTAGCCCAAGATATTGCTGAATACTAATCCCCGAACGATGCTGTTGTCAGAGCCAAACCCCAACACCAACATTCCAGGTCCGCCACTAATTCCGCTGCCATCGAGTTCAATGATGGGCGCACCGGCAAATCCGGGTTGGCTCGTGCCGTCGATGGTGATGGTGCTTCCAACTGACAAATCAGACTGCAAGTTGATTCTGAAGGAATCAGTGGATGAGCTGTAACCCGGATCGGTGATGGGGATGTTGAAGGTAATCGTGTCATCACCGGGATTGCTGTTGGCAAAGTTAATGGCAGCCCGCAATGAGCCAGGTCCGCTGTCATTGGTGTTGGTGACAACCAGGGGGCTGCTGGCTGCCGCCAGGGTAACGCGAGAAAATTCGGAGGTGTTGCCGCTGGGGTCAGTTGCGGTCGCCGTCAGATACAGACCACTCAGGTCAATGGGAATCACTTCGCTGATCGTCGCGTTGCCCGTTCCGTCAGTCGTCACCGTAAAGCTGGTGACAAAGGTTTCTCCTTCACCCCGACCAGAGGGATCAGACGCCGTGTTGCTAAAAACTTCAATCGTGAAGGTCGTATTGGGCGCACTGTTAAAGCTGCCAGTCAGCGTCGTGTTGCTGCCAGATACCTCAGCCGTTCCCAACACCGGGAAGTTGAGCAGATCGTTGCTGCCAAAGTCACTATCGTCTGGATCATTTGCGGTAACGCCGTCATTGTTCAGGTCAATTCCCAATTGACCGTTATTCAAGATGGAGTTGTTAGAAATGGTGTTGCCATTGGCAAAGTCACCTGTAATAGCAATGCCATCCTGCGTGTTACCCGAAATTAAGTTACCAACGGTTCCACCGATAGTGTTGTTGGTTGCACCGTCGCCAATCAAGATACCGTTCGTCCCGTTGCCTAAACTGGCTGTGCCTGTGACATCGGTGCCGATGAAGTTATTGAGAATCGTGTTGCCCGTTGTGCTGAGTCCATCAAAC encodes:
- a CDS encoding PEP-CTERM sorting domain-containing protein (PEP-CTERM proteins occur, often in large numbers, in the proteomes of bacteria that also encode an exosortase, a predicted intramembrane cysteine proteinase. The presence of a PEP-CTERM domain at a protein's C-terminus predicts cleavage within the sorting domain, followed by covalent anchoring to some some component of the (usually Gram-negative) cell surface. Many PEP-CTERM proteins exhibit an unusual sequence composition that includes large numbers of potential glycosylation sites. Expression of one such protein has been shown restore the ability of a bacterium to form floc, a type of biofilm.): MLLSKAFSAALVVTTVGVGVAIAPAAQAAIFNGGGGTLEGTGILFPLSDGTFTSDIIIGPGPSTVANNMTVTLFGLAHPDASQLSARLTHVDTGTTVVLFPNLAPSTQIDGNYSFNDGHTDNLNAFSGTFTPSGTYLPDGTLVDFNGELREGTWRLTLQNDSTLFSGSLDGWQLAFNLLQFGIEGTLDSSSFIPEYANARIEGVVFYDGDGPDLDADPAVGRYNLTNFIFTATQNGEDTPFAYFIPEEGLTTEAFLEVASYRYRISRARISNDNSVCDPTEAEIDLFFSTPVDNPNVPPITPPVIGDFVPAQSSIELFGEGCVDPETKEDGIEIDVATITNTERIPLDPIPRSTPEPGVAAGLGLLGLGWLFKKKR
- a CDS encoding DUF4347 domain-containing protein, translated to MPVLPGLDRHILPIKTRLNDTIEVTADYNYASSQTDSPRPLVCIDRQVPDYFKLVNGIEPDCDIALLDASEDGILQITHALQHYGLVTALHLVSHGAPGRLYLGNTELNETTIESSAAYLRQWSTLLAPDATILVYGCSVAAHDTTLLQRLHELTGRAIAASSTPTGDAAQGGNWDLDVVIGRSSIVNRRSLIEQEQPSIVNRQLSVEALTIAHEPLTIDQNRQSSIVNRQSSVEALTIDHEPLTIDQNRQSSIVNRQLSVEALTIAHEPLTIDQSSLPSSPFSPETLATYRGLLAIFTVTNTNDSGAGSLRQAILDANANGEADTIQFNIPTSDPNYNAGPPVRWTIRPTTNLPDITSQITIDAATQPGYAGTPLIELNGSLNGSPVGIGFNLRPGSDVSTVNGFVINNFGFRAFFVESNGNTFQGNYIGTDITGTVDQGNGGGFSISGNNNVIGGTGANQGNLISGNNFGIDIVGNNNTIQGNLIGTDVTGVVALGNTFEGIAFTSSTGNQIGGTTAAARNVIAGNGDYGISLITGSDNNFIQGNYIGVGLDGTTALGNANSGIYLQESSGNQIGGTAAGAGNVISSNTGAGIELFGPASTSENNIIQGNFIGTDATGTFDRGNTVDGILLRGGADNNTIGGTTAAARNIISGNNSSGVVIADSATGNEVLGNYIGTNAAGNVDLGNGLNGVFIIDAATNTVGGTAAGAGNLISGNNRNGVQIEGASATGNTVQGNFIGTDLTGNAILNNPDADGVFSNGINILAPNNLIGGTTAGARNVIGGASNSGIALQTGNATGNTVQGNFIGVGANGTANIGNTSNGVDFFNDGGSQIIGGIAAGAGNIIANNGNDGVVVLASSNNQIRGNSIFNNGQEGIDLGSDGVTFNDGGDGDSGANNLQNFPVILTATVSGSDTLITGEFNGEANSTFAIELFSNTASDPSGNGEGQTYLTTININTDSFGNATFNETLIGVDLTGLLVTATATDASNNTSEFSAAIASFSPLEVTNTNDSGPGSLQAAIDFANSNPGADTITFNIPTTDPGYNSGTGVYTIDVSSTALSLITDTVNIDGTSQPGFVDAPIIELTGGGSLNGLFFDTGSNNSSVRGLIINGFDFGITLVSDNNTVAGNYFGTNSTGTAAAASGNGVAIAVNGANNTVGGLVAADRNLISGNGSIGFGGGILISDSTATGNTVIGNFIGTNINGTAALGNVGFGIRVTNNANNNTIGGSTLEARNLISGNSGNGIEFQLFGGAFNNTVEGNYIGTNAAGTGAIANGEDGVFDGGNTNSISDNVISGNADDGIELNEANGSVIANNIIGLNANGDSNLGNGADGVNIIGSINSEVSENVISANGRYGVSISTETGTVSNNNTIIGNFIGTDSSGTVDWGNALDGLLIANSTNNTVGGLPIRARNIISGNGENGIEILDSDPFDGLSTTGNTILNNFIGTDVTGTASLGNGTNGILIGDGATNNTIGGTVGNLISGNTQDGIAITGDFANGNTISNNSILNNGQLGIDLNNDGVTANDPDDSDFGSNDLLNFPVLGTAEVSGSNTTLTGSFNSAPNTTFTIEVFSNTASDPSGRGEGETFVTSFTVTTDGTGNATISEVIPIDLSGLYLTATATDPSGNTSEFSRVTLAAASSPLVVTNTNDSGPGSLRAAINFANSNPGDDTITFNIPITDPGYSSSTDSFRINLQSDLSVGSTITIDGTSQPGFAGAPIIELDGSGISGGPGMLVLGFGSDNSIVRGLVFSNILGYGIQISSGDGHVVAGNYIGTDVTGTGTTLSSFFGTGILLSGGSNTRIGGTTASDRNLISGNVIGISINNIAENALIQGNYIGTDVTGEIALGNTVGIEFYAGSTFAPSNNIVGGTAPGAGNIIAGNTSHGIVFGENATIDTDPARGNQVVGNSIGIAANGDALGNGGAGILVEDGATEITISQNAIANNVGLGIDLGGDGVTANDLGDGDVGNNALQNFPLITNITGSNIIGSFNSTPSSNFRIEFFANASPDSSGNGEGQVYLGFQNVATDGSGNASISFAHTFDADFPYITATATNTATANTSEFSALANPLVVTNTNDSGFGSLRAAIAFANSNPGADTITFSTIASSPFADAIPDTILLTSGGFSITDDLTITGLGANLLTIQRDAGASNFRLFTIDDGTASQVTVDISGFTLRDGRGVDGGAILNRENLTISNSTIRDNVASNGGGAIWNQNSSLTIINSLITENASTAQGGSIYSESSTVNIQNSLISDNTTSGTGGGIWSGSGNLTIVSSTVSDNTASSSFSSGGGIFSGNGNLTIDSSTIANNSSGGFAAGIWHAVGTTTIRNSTISGNIVSGTSAFNAGGGVYNNSGLVTISNSTITNNTSLSGFGSGVVANRDNLARIDVVSSIIAGNVSSDVDVIGTASTTNFFFSDGNNLIGTGNALLDSGNGSGFTQPTDITGVTDPGLNPLANNGGPTQTHSLTDTSLARDAGSNPDGLTTDQRGAGFSRVVGSSADIGAFEAPEVVDPLIVTNTNDSGVGSLRAAIDFANSNPDASTITFNIPGGGVQTINLLSALPTLNSQVTIDGTTQPGFADSPLIVLNGASAGAGVNGLTLNNSNTIRGLVIQGFNGSGILISGSSNVVQGNYIGTNALGTGAIANTDNGIRISGNGNFIGGSLAGQGNVISGNGDQGIAILGNNNTVRGNIIGLAANGTAALGNLDDGILITLSASNNTIGGTTTGDRNVIGSNSNNGVSISTGAANNIVQGNYIGTAADGITARGNGIHGVSIGNGAINNAIGGTTAVSGNLIANNGADGVSVFGTSTTGNTVQGNSIFSNAGLGIDLGNNGVTANDAGDGDAGANGLQNFPVITGASSNSFFGTSLAGTLNSTATTTFRLEFFSNTTADGSGNGEGQTFLGTVDVTTDDAGNATFSPSFLTVVPQGQFITATATNLTTNETSEFSTARVVSSPLVVTNTNDSGAGSLREAIAFANSNPGADTITFNIPGSGVQTINLLSALPSITGSVTIDGTTQPGYTSTPLITLNGSGAGFGVTGLNLIAGNNTIRGLEITRFSRGIGISSSNNTIQGNSLTLNTFGISVDSGTNNQIGGTSAGAGNVISANFSTGLVINTSGTTVQGNQIQGNTVGISISAGNNTIGGEVAGAGNVITNSQDDGIAITGAGSTGNLISRNSIHNNGSIPTADDLGIDLGADGVTANDAGDGDTGANGLQNFPVITAATLDGSVTRVAGTFNSTPNTTFRLEFFSDPAPNLAGTWEGETFLGFLDVATNASGNATFNTSFATAVPLGQAITATARNLTNNNTSEFSAARVVTGIPTVTLGLTGSPLAENGGVATVTATLSNVSAQPVTVNLGFNGTATNTTDYNRSGTSIVIPAGSLTGSITLTGVNDLLDEANETIVVDILSVTNGTESGVQQVTATITDDDLPPTVSISPASIVQNEGNSGTTAYVYTVSLSAASGLPVTVNYTTNNGTATAGSDYIDNDGSLTFNPGGPLTQNITVLVNGDTTVEPTENFTVTLNSAANGTLGTSSATGTITDDDLVVSISPVTLIQSEGNSGNTAFVFTVTISNNPTSNVTVNYTTNNGTAIAGSDYTDNDSSVVFTPGGGLTRTITVNVTGDTILETNETFTVTLTSATGATIGTSTATATINNDEAIVNLSQLINSGRAVTFTGLASGDFTGGSVANAGDINGDGIDDLVIGARGANPNGRADSGSAYVVFGTTNGFPALSTLNGTNGFRIDGIAASDGLGNAVKSAGDIDNDGIDDLILGARAADPNGRSDSGQTYILFGSRSPFSSVVNPANLTPTSTTTPAGFRLTGASSFDLSGGSVSSAGDIDGDGFDDLLVGAVGGDPTSTRSNAGYAYIVFGRARNSLTANINLSTPTTNSVVRLNGIDAGDNTGYSVSNAGDINGDGRSDLIVGAINGDPNGTNSGETYVVFGSSSLKTPSGAQFNLSTLNGTNGFRLDGGAASDNSGFAVSAIGDINHDGIADLAVTAPFADPNGRSNSGAIYVVFGRTSGFSTNLNLSTLNGTNGFRLNGIDIGDFAGVSVSSAGDFNRDGVGDLLIGAPNADPNGVDSGEAYIVYGRKAGDPFAANINLSTLNGSNGIIINGLVTNSFFGYAVASGNFNGGGDTDLLIGAPGSGNGAAYAIFGTALS